In Ruania zhangjianzhongii, the following proteins share a genomic window:
- a CDS encoding GNAT family N-acetyltransferase, translating to MSSTDEITVVEQPDRYQILVGGEPAGHTEYSDDGAQRLFPHTVIDPAYRGQGLAGTLIREALDATRAAGLAVIPTCSAVAGFINQNAEYQDLVPADRRAELGIG from the coding sequence ATGAGCAGCACTGACGAGATCACGGTGGTCGAGCAGCCCGACCGCTACCAGATCCTGGTCGGCGGCGAGCCGGCCGGGCACACCGAGTACAGCGACGACGGTGCGCAGCGCCTCTTCCCGCACACGGTGATCGACCCGGCCTACCGCGGTCAGGGGCTCGCCGGCACCCTGATCCGCGAGGCGCTGGACGCCACCCGCGCGGCCGGGCTGGCGGTGATCCCGACCTGTTCGGCAGTGGCGGGATTCATCAACCAGAACGCCGAGTACCAGGACCTGGTGCCGGCCGATCGCCGCGCGGAGCTGGGGATCGGCTGA
- a CDS encoding sensor histidine kinase: METPTSQPNPSLSPWQRFGWLMGVIWLVFLAFPLISAALAPVPLVWRIIAVAAVVVFGALYAYGFVRMMRPDVSDPYRTATKFLLAMAAMFVITGLIVGIDAFGMTVFLLTFGVFHQPLRRGILLAIGWIALTVLMLVVTDSFATHGFFLALLAGVGVMTGIVRWLDDRQGAHDRLATELNLVAERERVARDVHDVLGHSLTVITVKSELAERLVDADPEAAKAELAQIRSLTREALAEIRATVAGLRVARLADELASAREALTDAGIAAEVPVSADVVDPRHRLVLAWVLREAVTNVVRHSGASRCTVQLQERSLVVMDDGVGPGAALAAGSAERTRAATGGTGLRGIAERVKGAGATLEITAAEGGGTRLEVRW, encoded by the coding sequence ATGGAGACCCCCACCAGCCAGCCGAACCCGTCACTGTCACCGTGGCAGCGGTTCGGCTGGCTGATGGGCGTCATCTGGCTGGTGTTCCTGGCCTTCCCGCTGATCTCCGCGGCCCTCGCACCGGTGCCCCTGGTGTGGCGGATCATCGCAGTAGCAGCGGTCGTCGTCTTCGGCGCGCTCTACGCCTACGGCTTCGTCCGGATGATGCGACCGGACGTGAGCGACCCGTACCGGACGGCGACGAAGTTCCTGCTCGCCATGGCGGCGATGTTCGTGATCACCGGCCTGATCGTCGGGATAGACGCCTTCGGAATGACCGTCTTCCTGCTCACCTTCGGTGTCTTCCACCAACCGCTCCGGCGGGGCATCCTGCTCGCCATCGGGTGGATCGCGCTGACGGTCCTGATGCTGGTGGTCACCGACTCGTTCGCCACCCATGGCTTCTTCCTTGCCCTCCTCGCCGGCGTCGGCGTGATGACCGGCATCGTCCGTTGGCTCGACGATCGTCAAGGTGCCCACGACCGGCTGGCGACCGAGCTGAACCTGGTGGCCGAACGCGAGCGGGTGGCTCGGGACGTACACGATGTGCTCGGCCACAGCCTGACCGTGATCACGGTCAAGTCCGAGCTCGCCGAACGGCTGGTGGATGCCGATCCCGAGGCCGCCAAGGCGGAGCTCGCGCAGATCCGGTCGCTGACCCGGGAAGCACTGGCAGAGATCCGGGCCACGGTCGCCGGGCTGCGAGTGGCACGGCTGGCCGATGAGCTGGCGAGCGCCCGGGAGGCACTGACTGACGCCGGTATCGCCGCTGAGGTCCCGGTGAGTGCGGACGTCGTGGATCCGCGCCACCGGCTGGTGCTGGCCTGGGTGCTGCGCGAGGCGGTCACCAATGTGGTCCGGCACTCGGGCGCGTCCCGCTGCACGGTCCAGCTGCAGGAGCGCTCGCTGGTGGTGATGGACGACGGCGTAGGGCCGGGTGCTGCCCTAGCGGCTGGTTCCGCAGAACGCACCCGGGCAGCGACCGGCGGTACCGGGCTGCGGGGCATCGCCGAACGCGTCAAGGGCGCGGGCGCCACGCTGGAGATCACCGCGGCCGAGGGCGGCGGGACACGACTGGAGGTGCGCTGGTGA
- a CDS encoding FAD/NAD(P)-binding protein, with amino-acid sequence MTAHEHLSTLAIIGGGPRAVYALEALARRRERGTLPDRIDVYEPRAQLGTGMAYTSDQPDWVSLNVPDHALHAGRVHTGAALTDSHLAGPFAAPPADDQPCAYPARAAAGRYLTGLADTAIGALAPTPVRHLRQRVDRVRPAGPGFRVHTSEGWAEYDAVLLVTGHASTWPGLDLPAGVPAVRVFPVPSLVTTAQALRPTAVQIRGAHLSAIDAVLALSEGLGGRFLSSGAGGALQYRPGDLDPVLTLTSRTGRLMLAKTDAAVLRRYRSEQIAAPLRSEIATTAELPLLLERLAAAILTQARRTWDPSSAVIGPEQIHPVWDSLTGPTAADPFDDLRASLAFARGTAVPDETWALGQAWRHAYPDLVHRQRQVAERAVRGGADVPLDWADYPRLVTGLDRLAFGPPPGNVVKLLALASAGRLRLVRTAELPAEPPDLIVDAVTAPPGLPRGDELWEQLLADGLVRFGATGRGVLTDAAGACLGADGTRNGLAAVGRMTEDVVIGTDTLLRSMHPELELWADHLVTRDA; translated from the coding sequence GTGACCGCGCACGAGCACCTCAGCACGCTGGCCATCATCGGGGGAGGCCCTCGGGCCGTGTACGCACTCGAAGCACTCGCCCGGCGTCGGGAGCGCGGCACGCTTCCGGACCGGATCGACGTCTACGAGCCCCGCGCCCAGCTCGGCACCGGGATGGCCTACACCTCGGATCAGCCAGACTGGGTGAGCCTGAACGTCCCGGACCACGCCCTGCACGCCGGCCGGGTGCACACCGGTGCCGCCCTCACCGACTCCCACCTCGCCGGTCCGTTCGCCGCGCCACCGGCCGATGACCAGCCCTGCGCCTATCCCGCGCGCGCTGCCGCCGGCCGCTACCTCACCGGGCTCGCCGACACTGCCATCGGTGCGCTGGCACCTACCCCGGTGCGCCACCTGCGCCAGCGGGTCGATCGGGTGCGGCCCGCCGGGCCCGGGTTCCGGGTGCACACGAGCGAAGGGTGGGCCGAGTATGACGCCGTGCTGCTGGTCACCGGGCACGCGAGCACCTGGCCCGGTCTGGACCTGCCCGCCGGCGTCCCGGCAGTGCGCGTGTTCCCGGTCCCCAGCCTGGTCACCACCGCGCAGGCGCTGAGACCCACTGCCGTGCAGATCCGTGGTGCGCACCTGAGCGCGATCGACGCGGTCCTCGCCCTCAGCGAGGGACTCGGCGGGCGGTTCCTCAGCAGCGGAGCCGGCGGCGCCCTGCAGTACCGCCCCGGCGACCTCGACCCCGTGCTCACCCTCACCAGCCGCACTGGCCGGCTGATGCTGGCCAAGACCGATGCCGCCGTACTGCGCCGGTACCGCAGCGAGCAGATCGCCGCACCGCTGCGTTCCGAGATAGCCACGACGGCGGAGCTCCCGTTGCTCCTGGAGAGGCTCGCCGCCGCGATCCTCACCCAGGCGAGACGGACCTGGGACCCGAGCTCCGCCGTCATCGGGCCGGAGCAGATCCACCCGGTCTGGGACAGCCTGACCGGACCGACCGCGGCCGATCCGTTCGACGACCTGCGGGCCAGCCTGGCCTTCGCCCGAGGGACTGCCGTCCCCGATGAGACCTGGGCGCTCGGCCAGGCGTGGCGGCATGCCTATCCCGACCTGGTGCACCGGCAGCGCCAGGTGGCCGAGCGCGCAGTGCGCGGCGGCGCGGATGTCCCTCTCGATTGGGCCGACTACCCGCGGCTGGTCACCGGCCTGGACCGGCTCGCGTTCGGCCCACCGCCGGGGAACGTGGTCAAGCTGCTCGCCCTGGCATCCGCCGGCCGGTTGCGCCTGGTGCGCACCGCCGAACTGCCGGCCGAACCGCCGGACCTGATCGTGGACGCGGTCACCGCCCCGCCCGGCCTGCCCCGCGGTGACGAGCTGTGGGAGCAGCTGCTGGCGGACGGGCTGGTCCGCTTCGGCGCTACCGGGCGCGGTGTGCTCACCGATGCCGCCGGTGCCTGCCTGGGCGCCGATGGCACCCGGAACGGGCTGGCCGCCGTCGGCCGGATGACCGAGGACGTAGTGATCGGTACCGACACACTGCTGCGCAGCATGCACCCCGAGCTGGAGCTCTGGGCGGACCACCTGGTCACTCGCGACGCCTGA
- a CDS encoding response regulator transcription factor, translating into MTEKIRVLLADDQALVRGALSALLRLEPDLDVVAEVGSGDEVLETARSTSAQVCLLDIEMPGMDGIDAAAQLATELPGVRSLIVTTFGRPGYLRRALEAGASGFVVKDTPAEELAEAIRSVHAGRRVVDPALATESLAGGPNPLTDREREVLRECLDGASVSVVAERVHLSAGTVRNYLSAAIGKTGTTNRVEAARVAQRNGWL; encoded by the coding sequence GTGACCGAGAAGATCCGGGTGCTGCTGGCTGACGACCAGGCACTGGTGCGCGGGGCGCTCTCGGCGCTGCTGCGGCTGGAACCTGACCTGGACGTGGTGGCCGAGGTCGGCTCCGGCGACGAGGTGCTCGAGACCGCCCGAAGCACCAGTGCTCAGGTGTGCCTACTGGACATCGAGATGCCCGGGATGGACGGGATCGACGCCGCCGCGCAGCTCGCGACGGAGCTGCCTGGGGTGCGCTCGCTGATCGTCACCACGTTCGGCCGGCCCGGCTACCTGCGCCGGGCGCTGGAGGCCGGTGCCAGCGGGTTCGTGGTCAAGGACACGCCGGCCGAGGAGCTCGCGGAGGCGATCCGCAGCGTGCATGCCGGCCGGCGGGTAGTGGACCCGGCGCTGGCCACCGAGTCTCTGGCCGGCGGCCCGAACCCGCTCACCGACCGCGAGCGCGAGGTCCTCCGCGAGTGCCTGGACGGTGCGTCGGTGTCGGTGGTGGCCGAACGGGTGCACCTGTCCGCGGGCACTGTGCGCAACTACCTGTCCGCAGCGATCGGGAAGACCGGCACCACCAACCGGGTGGAGGCGGCGCGGGTCGCGCAGCGCAACGGCTGGCTGTAG